A stretch of the Ananas comosus cultivar F153 linkage group 14, ASM154086v1, whole genome shotgun sequence genome encodes the following:
- the LOC109720143 gene encoding chlorophyll a-b binding protein of LHCII type 1, with protein MALLLRSPPPHLTSSSSSSSSSSGRRRRIRSLAGRFRASWQELAGVLIFSAIPFAAVKAVANSSLGERLRRRLEATKKAAVDSSARFQALARQAREASFWYGRDRPRWLGPIPYDYPPYLTGDFPGDYGFDLAGLGKDPAAFQKYFNFEILHARWAMLASVGVIIPELLDLLGIVHFVEPVWWKVGYAKLQGDTLDYLGIPGLHIAGSQGVIVIAVCQALLMVGPEYARYCGIEALEPLGIYLPGDINYPGGFLFDPLGLSKDPVAFEELKVKEIKNGRLAMVAWLGFYIQAALTGKGPVQNLLEHVSDPLHNNAISLITTM; from the exons ATGGCTCTGCTGCTCCGCTCTCCACCTCCCCAcctcacttcttcttcttcttcttcttcttcttcttcaggcCGTCGCAGGCGAATAAGATCCCTCGCCGGCCGATTCAGGGCTTCATGGCAAGAG CTCGCGGGGGTTCTGATATTCTCGGCCATCCCTTTCGCGGCGGTGAAGGCCGTGGCCAACAGCTCCCTCGGCGAGCGCCTCCGCCGGAGGTTGGAGGCCACCAAGAAGGCCGCCGTCGACAGCTCCGCCAGGTTCCAGGCCCTCGCCCGGCAGGCGAGGGAAGCCAG TTTCTGGTATGGCCGAGATCGTCCTCGCTGGCTTGGTCCAATTCCATATGATTACCCTCCTTATCTGACTGGAGATTTTCCTGGTGATTATGGATTTGACCTTGCAGGTCTGGGAAAAGATCCTGCGGCTTTCCAAAAATACTTTAA CTTTGAGATTCTGCATGCTCGTTGGGCCATGCTTGCATCTGTTGGTGTCATTATTCCTGAATTATTGGATCTACTTGGTATTGTGCATTTTGTTGAGCCTGTGTGGTGGAAAGTTGGGTATGCCAAACTTCAG GGTGATACGCTTGACTATCTTGGAATTCCAGGACTTCATATTGCTGGTAGTCAAGGAGTCATTGTCATAGCTGTCTGCCAAGCTCTTTTAATG GTTGGACCAGAATATGCCAGATATTGTGGGATAGAGGCGTTAGAGCCATTGGGAATCTATCTTCCAGGTGACATAAATTATCCAGGTGGTTTTCTTTTTGATCCCCTGGGACTTTCCAAAGATCCTGTTGCGTTTGAAGAGCTTAAGGTGAAGGAGATTAAAAACGGCCGCTTGGCGATGGTTGCTTGGTTGGGCTTCTACATTCAAGCAGCTCTGACTGGCAAAGGTCCTGTACAGAACCTTCTTGAACATGTGTCTGATCCGCTTCACAACAACGCCATCTCTTTAATTAcaacaatgtaa
- the LOC109720144 gene encoding LOW QUALITY PROTEIN: pentatricopeptide repeat-containing protein At3g18020 (The sequence of the model RefSeq protein was modified relative to this genomic sequence to represent the inferred CDS: deleted 1 base in 1 codon): MTCWFLRRFENGDCQADPQSGLEMRAPTAFRPAVGLSGRLPPPPPAPPHHHQHHHHHHHHLCHRHRHAPVCVRSSSCAASPPREEKVVEVESAGERSYWSRRIRALCSAADPDEALRLLDCLRLRGYRPDGPDLAAVLRALCSLGRSAEAHRRLLLHLHLHLRHLEPHRQPLARRRVSAQRALLLLRLPRRPLRQHSTHPLPLLVGVLSKAAAAAAADFPRPLPLHAHRLLLEMRSRGRPPDAVSYTALLDGYARRGDADAARRLLDEMPSAGVAPNSLTRSVLVKALLRARRLEEARQLMLRLWPAMEHHKQQRPGGGEEHPSAAAAAAAFANLVGCLCREGLFREVFRIAEDMPQGRSVAEEFAYGQMIDSLCRAGRHHGASRIVYIMRKRGLAPSSVSYNCIVHGLSKRRRGGCMRAYQLLKEGAEFGYFPPEPTYKALVEGLCREKDLVKAKDVLELVLRRSDGDADRTRIYNIFLAALRMVDNPSEQLNVVVTMLRKQCRPDVITLNTLVHGFCKLGRVGEAKKIMSDMLEGTFCAPDVVTFTTLIRGLFDVAEAEEALHLLHRVMPKHRCAPNTVTYNVVIRGLFNLQKADKAMDVFNEMLSEGVAADCATHTAIVEGLCERGRIEEVKKFWDDVVWPSKIHDDYVYAAICRGLCRLGKLDRACDFLYELVDCGVSPGIVSYNILIDSACKMRSKKEAYQIVHEMRKNGLKPDAVTWRILDKLHEEESMQHIIRDESSESIANIEERVMPIEFEDKISPLRQEASERDNVGVGSHDDSLEGLVDLSLSTVSIEEDEIDLGRPVTIETNLTEEVKEKPCKHEEREPLSRIARRVFGLL, encoded by the exons ATGACGTGTTGGTTTCTAAGGAG ATTTGAAAACGGAGACTGCCAAGCCGACCCGCAGTCGGGCTTAGAAATGAGAGCACCGACCGCATTCCGACCCGCAGTGGGGCTGTCCGGacgcctccctcctcctcctcctgctcctcctcatcatcatcagcatcatcatcatcatcatcatcatttatGTCATCGTCACCGTCATGCCCCGGTCTGCGTTCGCAGCTCCAGCTGTGCCGCTTCGCCACCACGCGAGGAAAAAGTTGTTGAAGTAGAGAGCGCGGGCGAGCGGTCCTACTGGTCGAGGCGAATCCGCGCGCTCTGCTCCGCGGCCGACCCCGACGAGGCTCTCCGCCTCCTCGACTGCCTCCGTCTCCGCGGCTACCGCCCCGACGGCCCCGACCTCGCCGCCGTCCTCCGAGCCCTCTGCTCCCTCGGCCGCTCCGCCGAGGcccaccgccgcctcctcctccacctccacctccacctccgccaCCTCGAACCGCATCGCCAGCCCCTCGCTCGTCGGCGCGTCTCCGCTCAGCGCGCGCTCCTTCTCCTTCGCCTCCCCCGCCGCCCGCTCCGGCAGCACTCCACGCACCCCCTGCCCCTCCTCGTCGGCGTCCTCTcgaaagcagcagcagcagcagcagcagact TCCCCCGTCCCCTCCCCCTCCACGcccaccgcctcctcctcgaGATGCGCTCCAGGGGCCGCCCCCCCGACGCCGTCTCCTACACCGCCCTCCTCGACGGCTACGCCCGCCGCggcgacgccgacgccgcccgCCGCCTGCTCGACGAGATGCCCTCCGCCGGCGTCGCCCCCAATTCCCTCACCCGCTCCGTCCTCGTCAAGGCCCTCCTCCGCGCCCGCCGTCTCGAGGAGGCCCGGCAGCTGATGCTCCGCCTCTGGCCGGCGATGGAGCACCACAAGCAGCAACGGCCAGGCGGCGGAGAAGAAcacccctccgccgccgccgccgccgccgctttcGCCAACCTCGTCGGCTGCCTGTGCCGAGAAGGACTGTTCCGAGAGGTCTTCCGCATCGCCGAGGACATGCCGCAGGGGAGGAGCGTCGCCGAGGAGTTTGCGTACGGGCAGATGATCGACTCGCTCTGCCGGGCCGGCCGGCATCACGGGGCCTCCAGGATAGTGTACATAATGAGGAAGAGGGGCCTCGCCCCGAGCTCGGTATCTTACAACTGCATAGTCCACGGCCTGAGCAAGCGCAGGCGAGGCGGCTGCATGAGGGCCTATCAGCTGTTGAAGGAAGGAGCCGAATTCGGTTACTTCCCTCCGGAGCCTACCTACAAAGCCCTCGTCGAGGGGCTCTGCCGGGAGAAGGATCTCGTCAAGGCCAAGGACGTCCTAGAGCTCGTGTTACGGAGGAGTGACGGGGACGCCGACAGGACTAGGATTTACAACATATTTCTGGCCGCGCTGCGCATGGTGGACAATCCTAGCGAGCAGCTAAACGTTGTCGTCACGATGCTCCGGAAACAATGCCGCCCCGATGTAATCACCCTTAATACTCTCGTCCATGGTTTCTGCAAGTTGGGCAGGGTCGGAGAAGCGAAAAAGATCATGAGCGACATGCTCGAGGGAACTTTTTGTGCTCCTGATGTGGTGACTTTCACTACCCTAATCCGTGGGCTGTTCGATGTCGCGGAAGCAGAGGAAGCGCTCCATCTACTGCATCGTGTGATGCCCAAACACCGTTGCGCTCCAAATACTGTGACTTACAATGTTGTCATCAGGGGGTTATTCAACCTGCAGAAGGCTGACAAAGCGATGGATGTTTTCAATGAGATGCTGTCCGAGGGTGTTGCTGCCGACTGTGCTACTCACACAGCCATAGTTGAAGGATTGTGTGAACGGGGCCGGATTGAGGAGGTAAAGAAGTTTTGGGATGATGTCGTCTGGCCGTCCAAGATCCATGATGATTACGTCTATGCTGCGATATGCAGAGGTCTTTGTCGCCTGGGTAAATTGGATCGGGCCTGTGATTTCTTGTACGAATTGGTGGATTGCGGTGTCTCTCCGGGCATCGTAAGCTACAACATACTCATCGACAGCGCTTGCAAGATGCGCTCGAAGAAAGAGGCTTATCAGATAGTGCATGAGATGAGGAAGAATGGTCTAAAACCAGACGCTGTTACTTGGAGGATTTTGGATAAGTTGCACGAGGAGGAGAGCATGCAGCACATTATCCGTGATGAAAGCTCCGAATCTATAGCGAATATAGAGGAGAGAGTGATGCCCATAGAGTTCGAGGATAAAATTTCACCTCTCAGACAAGAAGCCAGCGAACGAGATAATGTCGGTGTAGGAAGTCATGATGACTCATTAGAAGGCCTGGTAGATTTGTCCCTATCTACCGTGTCAATTGAGGAGGATGAGATCGATCTAGGCCGTCCAGTTACAATAGAGACAAATCTAACTGAAGAGGTTAAAGAGAAACCTTGCAAACACGAGGAAAGAGAACCCCTATCGAGGATAGCTAGAAGGGTATTTGGACTGCTCTGA